The following proteins come from a genomic window of Archocentrus centrarchus isolate MPI-CPG fArcCen1 chromosome 3, fArcCen1, whole genome shotgun sequence:
- the LOC115778163 gene encoding putative uncharacterized protein DDB_G0287113 produces the protein MRALKTENKRLLERIGDLQRSLGVCKRVAAGLRKGPSVLAQPVLHPVRRRKRRRAEASAAAQQEEEEEKEQQQQQLKEQQQQQLEEEEEQQKEKQESSHGEVDPEQHVEGPEAAEVIEIARVETVEVGETEEREQSGSAAAESKTPDASGEGKLCTWSAGSGKGNQMHLLKLPESMSTYLDRFQSFHLHEFGTQKMKEGASSRVSRVKSFLHYMSLGKIRLSDWQFLYDVEKIKA, from the exons CGGCGACCTCCAGCGGAGCTTAGGTGTGTGCAAGAGGGTGGCGGCGGGGCTGCGCAAGGGACCCTCTGTGTTGGCTCAGCCAGTTCTTCATCCG GTACGAAGGCGAAAGCGAAGGCGGGCGGAGGCGTCAGCAGCagcgcagcaggaggaggaggaggagaaggagcagcagcagcagcagctgaaggagcagcagcagcagcagctggaggaggaggaggagcagcagaaggAGAAGCAGGAATCATCTCACGGGGAGGTGGACCCTGAGCAG CATGTGGAAGGACCCGAAGCGGCGGAGGTCATCGAGATCGCAAGGGTGGAGACCGTAGAGGTCGGTGAGACGGAGGAGCGAGAGCAGTCGGGAAGTGCAGCTGCCGAGAGCAAAACACCGGACGCTTCGGGGGAAGGAAAGCTCTGTACCTGGTCCGCTGGCTCTGGAAAAGGCAACCAGATGCACTTGCTCAAGCTCCCCGAATCCATGA GCACCTACCTCGACCGCTTCCAGTCCTTCCATTTACATGAGTTTGGGACACAAAAGATGAAGGAGGGGGCGAGCTCCAGGGTCAGCAGAGTCAAGAGTTTCCTGCACTACATGTCCTTAGGCAAAATCCGCCTGTCGGACTGGCAATTCCTCTACGATGTGGAGAAGATCAAAGCGTGA